The following nucleotide sequence is from Sinobacterium caligoides.
GACCATCGGTGAGATCAACGGCAGCATCAAAGACATCTCCTCCGCCACCGACGGCCGTGCCAGTGTCGACCTCAAAGGCTCCGTCAACCGCTATGCACCGGTTTTGCTCAAGGGCCAGGTCAATCCACTGGCGGCAGAGACCTACACCGATCTCGCGCTCTCCTTCCACGGCCTCGAACTCACCAACCTGACTCCCTATGCCGACGTCTATGCCGGTTACGCCATCGACAAGGGCAAGCTCACCGTCGAGCTCAACTACAAGATGCTCAACAATCGCATCGTCGGCGGCAACCACCTCTTTATCGACCAGCTGACCCTCGGCGACCACACCAACTCCAGTACCGCCACCTCGCTGCCCGTCGCCCTGGCCATTGCCCTATTGAAAGATAGCCGCGGCCAAATCGACATTAAGCTCGAGGTCGAAGGCAGTCTCGACGACCCCGAGTTTAATTACGGCTCACTGCTGTGGGATGCCGCAACCTCCTTTATCGGTAAGATCATCGCCTCGCCATTCAACCTATTGGCCAGCCTTGTCGAGAGCTCCGAGCCCCTCAACGAGATCAACTTCGCCTTCGGCAGCAGCGAGCTGGATACTACCAGCACGCAGACCTTAAGCGACCTCGCCGACGCCCTCAAGCAGCGCCCGCAGCTCGATCTCGAGATTCGCAGCAACGCCAACAGCATTGCCGACAGGGAGGCGCTTGCGCGTACCAAGCTCGGCCAGCAGCTCTCTATCGACATGAACACTATCAGCAACAGCGACTGGAACAAGCTCAACGACTATTACCAACAGAGCAATAGTGAGCCGAGCCTAAATGAGTTGCGCCAAGAAATTGTCGCCGCACAGCCCGAGCTATCGAAACAGCAGGTCGAGACACAGCTGCAGAGCCACGTCCTGCAGACACTGTTACTGCAACAAAACATCAGCGATCACGCCCTCAAGCAGTTGGCACTGAAGCGCTCGAATAATATCCGCCTCGCACTGATTGCCCAAGCTATCGGTCACGACCGAGTCTTCGTACTCGACTCCAGCCTCGTCGACACGCCGAGCAAGCAGTCGACCAGCGCGCTAGAACTCAACGCTCACTAGGCAAAAAAAAGCCGCTAACCCACGCTGTGGGCTAGCGGCTGACATCGGTGTTAGACGATGCTTAATACCACACTACGCTGCCGGCGCAGTCTCAGCTAACTTCTCTCGCTTACGGCGCATCAGCTGCAGCTTGGCGATCAAGCCCAATAACAACAGTGCCGGAATGAAGAACAACTCCTTCGGGAAGCGATCGGTCTCCTCGAGGATGCCGGTAATCTTCCAGTCATAGTCTAGCGCGCTGTGCTCCGCAACACTGCCGTATTCAACATAGTCGACCAGCATCGAACCATCATCCTGCGGCAACAGCTCCAGGCCGACGTTCTTAGCTAATCGCTCCTTGGCATCGGCACCCTGCTCACCCAGCGGTAAAATCACCGTAGAACGCTTAAAGCGGCCGTCCAACGCCTCACCCTCAGCCACCAAGCGAATGTTGCCATCGCTTGGCTGTTCACTAATGTAGTGGTAGATATCACTTGGCGCCTTTAACTCGTAAGGTGGCTTGACCATGTCGAGCCAGAAGCCCGGCAAGAATAAGGTAAAAGCCGCCACTAACATCAACACCGTCTCGTACCACTTCGACTTAGTAAACCAGAAGCCCTGGGTCGAGGCAGCGAACACCAGCATCGCAATCAGCGCGATAATGAATACAAAGATGCCCTGATACCAGGTAACGTCGATCAGCAACAGATCCGTATTAAAGATAAACAGGAAGGGGAGCAGGGCCGTACGCATGCTGTAGAAGAACGCCTGTACTCCCGTCTTCAGCGGATCACCCCGCGATATCGCCGCCGCCGCGAACGACGCCAGCCCCACCGGCGGTGTGACATCGGCCATAATGCCAAAATAGAAGACGAACATATGCACCGCAATCAACGGCACGATAAAGCCATGCTGCGCCCCCAGTTCGACAACCACGCCGGCCATCAATGAGGAAACCACAATATAGTTTGCCGTGGTCGGCAACCCCATCCCCAGCACGATGCTGATCAGCGCCACAAACATCAGCATGAACAGCAGCACACCACCAGAGACGATCTGTACCAGATCGGCCATCACCTGCCCGATACCGGTCAGTGTCACCGTACCGACGATAATGCCCGCGGTCGCCGTCGCAACCCCGATACCGATCATGTTGCGCGCCCCCGAAGACAGCCCGTCACGCAGATCAATGAAGCCCTCTCCCAGAGCTGACACCATATTGCCACGACGGAAAAAGGCCTTCAGCGGCTTCTGCGTCAGCAGCACGAAGCCCATGATGACGCTCGCCCAAAAGGCCGATAAACCGGGAGAGTTACGCTCTACCATCAGGAACCAAATCAACGCAATCAACGGGATAAGATAGTACAGCCCAGTCTTGTAGATATTGGCAAAGAGCGGCAGCTCGATGATTTCTGAGTTAGGGTCGTCCATCTCCAGATCAGGCTGCTGCGCCGAAATATAGAGCAAGCCGATATACCCCGTCAGGATCACCAGCAGAATCAGCGCCACCGAAACCGGGCCGGTAATGGTCTTAATCGCAGAGATCAGGAAGAACAGTAGGCCAGCTAAGACAATCATGCTGGAGGTGATAATACCCATCCGCAGCATCTTCATCTTAAGGCTATAAACCGGACCAGTACGAGGCAGACCTTGCATATCAGCCTTCAGCGCCTCGAGATGAACAATGTAGAGCAGCGCAATATAGGAGATCGCCGCCGGTACAAAGGCGTGTTTAATGACCTCAATATAAGGAATACCAACATACTCGACCATCAGGAACGCAACCGCACCCATGACTGGCGGCATTAAAACACCGTTGATCGAGGACGAGGCCTCGATCGCACCGGCCTTTTCTGAGCTAAAGCCGACTCGCTTCATTAGCGGAATAGTAAACGTACCAGTCGTCACCACGTTGGCGATAGACGAGCCTGAGATTAGACCCGTCATAGCGGAAGAGAGTACCGCCGCCTTCGCGGGCCCACCACGCAGATGCCCCAGCAAGGAGAAGGCTATTTGGATAAAGTAGTTACCGGCACCAGCCTGATTCAACAGCGCGCCGAACAACACAAAGAGAAAGACGAAACCGGAGGAGACACCCAACGCAATACCGAAGACACCCTCTGTACTTAGCCACATGTGGCTCATCGCGCGCTCGATCGAGGCGCCCTTCCAGCGAATGACATCCGGCACAAACTGGCTGTCACCGAAAAAGACATAGGCGAGGAAGAATAACGCGACACAGACCAATGCTGGCCCCAGGGTGCGGCGCGTCGCCTCGAGTAATAATACCAGGCCTGCCACAGACACCCAGATATCCTGAGCGATTGGCGCTCCAGGGCGCGTCGATAGGCTGGTATAAAAAATAAAAATATAACAAGCACAAAACGCCGCCGCTAAACCGAGCACCCAGTCGAGCAGAGGTATGCGGTCGTGGGGGCTATTGTGCCGCGCCGGGAAAGCGAGGAAGGTCAACAACAGGGCGAAGCCTAGGTGAATCGCACGCGTCTCGGTATCATTGAGAAAGCCGACGCCAAAATGTGCCGGCAGCGGAGAGCCAATCCATAGCTGGAACAGCGACCAGATAACCGGCAACGATAATAGTAAGAAGGCGGCATACCATTGCTTGGGGTGACGATTCCCCGTATCCGATTCTTCGATAAGATCCTGAATATCAGAATCAATATGATATTTCTCAGTCATAAATAATGGCTCGTTATTATAAAACACACTCGGTGACGGTAGCTACTAAGTACAGCCTGTGAGCGAACTATTTGCTAGCGTTTCCCTGCATGATTTTTCAATCACTACAAACAAAACAACCGCTCAGAGAGCGGCTGTTAGACGTGCTTGGGACTACTTAATCCACTTACGCTCTTTGTAGTAGCGTACGGCGCCTGGGTGCAGCGGAGCGACGAGTGAGGTCGTTGCCATATCCTCGGCCTTCAAGTTGTTCAAGGCGGGGTGTAGACGACGGAAGCGGTTAAAGTTGCTGAATACAGCCTTAGTGAGCTGGTAAACCACCTCATCAGAAACCTTGTCAGAGGTCACGAGTGTACCCAGCGGTCCGACCGACATGATGTCTTTCTCATTACCCATGAACATACCACCCGGGATGGTCACCTTCGAGTAGGCAGGGTACTTCTGGATGAAGTCTGCAGCAAAATCACCATCAATCGCTAGGATCTTTACATCACAGGTAGAAGTCGCTTCCTGAGTTGAGGCATTCGGTAGGCCGG
It contains:
- a CDS encoding TRAP transporter permease: MTEKYHIDSDIQDLIEESDTGNRHPKQWYAAFLLLSLPVIWSLFQLWIGSPLPAHFGVGFLNDTETRAIHLGFALLLTFLAFPARHNSPHDRIPLLDWVLGLAAAFCACYIFIFYTSLSTRPGAPIAQDIWVSVAGLVLLLEATRRTLGPALVCVALFFLAYVFFGDSQFVPDVIRWKGASIERAMSHMWLSTEGVFGIALGVSSGFVFLFVLFGALLNQAGAGNYFIQIAFSLLGHLRGGPAKAAVLSSAMTGLISGSSIANVVTTGTFTIPLMKRVGFSSEKAGAIEASSSINGVLMPPVMGAVAFLMVEYVGIPYIEVIKHAFVPAAISYIALLYIVHLEALKADMQGLPRTGPVYSLKMKMLRMGIITSSMIVLAGLLFFLISAIKTITGPVSVALILLVILTGYIGLLYISAQQPDLEMDDPNSEIIELPLFANIYKTGLYYLIPLIALIWFLMVERNSPGLSAFWASVIMGFVLLTQKPLKAFFRRGNMVSALGEGFIDLRDGLSSGARNMIGIGVATATAGIIVGTVTLTGIGQVMADLVQIVSGGVLLFMLMFVALISIVLGMGLPTTANYIVVSSLMAGVVVELGAQHGFIVPLIAVHMFVFYFGIMADVTPPVGLASFAAAAISRGDPLKTGVQAFFYSMRTALLPFLFIFNTDLLLIDVTWYQGIFVFIIALIAMLVFAASTQGFWFTKSKWYETVLMLVAAFTLFLPGFWLDMVKPPYELKAPSDIYHYISEQPSDGNIRLVAEGEALDGRFKRSTVILPLGEQGADAKERLAKNVGLELLPQDDGSMLVDYVEYGSVAEHSALDYDWKITGILEETDRFPKELFFIPALLLLGLIAKLQLMRRKREKLAETAPAA